In Apium graveolens cultivar Ventura chromosome 10, ASM990537v1, whole genome shotgun sequence, the following are encoded in one genomic region:
- the LOC141693080 gene encoding uncharacterized protein LOC141693080, producing the protein MNHPGSLPQELLPVPVFNGPAFNAYPFQAMNGFTDQQLLTALRQFVQDELPAEFQIIAVEDFTKFDIDQLRGHYGVQQGAFLPLYYWHHWVCQPKKRDKDMVQVVGVPPVGQPPVSLAVWTRYGRAAKIKIGQVSQGTKARYCLHTSHGEGTPKPTRYFLDVYQLPQHAYNDPVVETKLLLYWQRKENYTCKKRD; encoded by the coding sequence ATGAACCACCCGGGATCCCTTCCACAAGAGCTCTTGCCCGTGCCCGTCTTTAATGGACCAGCATTCAATGCTTATCCATTTCAGGCAATGAATGGCTTTACGGACCAACAATTACTTACAGCTCTTCGACAATTTGTTCAGGATGAACTGCCAGCTGAATTTCAAATTATCGCTGTCGAGGATTTTACCAAATTTGATATTGATCAGCTACGTGGGCATTATGGGGTTCAACAAGGTGCGTTTTTGCCGCTCTATTACTGGCACCACTGGGTATGTCAACCGAAAAAACGGGACAAAGACATGGTTCAGGTCGTCGGAGTCCCTCCTGTTGGCCAACCACCTGTATCATTGGCTGTTTGGACAAGATATGGAAGGGCGGCAAAAATTAAGATTGGCCAGGTTTCACAAGGCACCAAAGCAAGGTATTGTTTACATACCTCCCATGGTGAAGGAACTCCAAAACCGACAAGGTATTTCCTAGATGTGTACCAGCTCCCTCAGCATGCATATAATGATCCAGTTGTGGAAACTAAG